From one Lotus japonicus ecotype B-129 chromosome 3, LjGifu_v1.2 genomic stretch:
- the LOC130743238 gene encoding uncharacterized protein LOC130743238, translated as MSREEEEQPAVRLSTIEMRALTQHLENLMRRQTEEIHERLDQMENRNNSDSEGGRPRRIHENPRPARIEGVKFQIPPFKGKSDPEAYLEWELKIEHVFACNNYEEDQKVKLAAAHFSDYALVWWNKFAKERLRNEEPAVETWAEMKRIMRKRYVPSSHARDVKFKLQKLTQGSKSVEEYYKELEVLMLQANLEEDEEVTMIRFINGLSNDVRDIVELQEYVDMEELLHKATKVEQQLKRKGLARKSSTNSNSSWRDRMKNEGLSTLSKPATKPQASASSKPLEQPSKKSKEVKCFKCQGMGHYAYECASKKTMILKDDGDYTSESEGEQSEEEEEAAMNGELLMIRRMLGSQQKPKKESQRENIFHTRCSVNGQICLMIVDGGSCTNVASERMVEKLNLVTKPHPWPYKLQWLSHYGEIQVSKQVEVDFSIGKYRDKVLCDVVPMEASHILLGRPWQYDTKDYEDVFPTSVPSGLPPLRGIEHQIDLIPGASLPNRPAYRSNPQETTEIQRQVEELLNKGWVRNSMSPCAVPVILVPKKDGTWRFVVSSKGVQVDEEKIKAIQEWPTPKSVGDVRSFHGLASFYRRFVKDFSTLAAPLNEVVKKNVGFHWGKNQEEAFAALKHKLTHAPILALPNFAKSFELECDASNVGIGAVLLQEGHPIAYFSEKLSGAALNYPTYDKELYALVRALKTWQHYLLPKEFVIHSDHESLKYLKGQGKLNKRHAKWVEFLEQFPYVIKHKKGKSNIVADALSRRHVHNGFLFKENRLCVPKSSIRELLVKESHAGGLMGHFGVQKTLETLQEHFYWPKMKHDVIKFCEHCIVCKKAKSKVMPHGLYTSLPIPEYPWVDLSMDFVLGLPRTKNGKDSIFVVVDRFSKMAHFIPCRKADDACHVADLFFKEVVRLHGMPRSIVSDRDTKFLSHFWRTLWGKLGTKLLFSTTCHPQTDGQTEVVNRTLGTLLRTVLKANLKAWEACLPHVEFAYNRAVHSTTNCSPFEVVYGFNPLTPLDLLPMPNISVHMRKERFPEQRKSKLQPRGDGPFQVLERINNNAYKIELPDGGEFDLRSNPFQEGGNDEDKDKDKGHGALKGLGGPMTRARAKKAKETLQQVVATILEDKVVEEMEPKIMMIIQAQEEEPAHA; from the exons atgtcaagagaagaggaggagcaaccagcagtgcgactctcgaccatcgaaatgcgggctcttacacaacatctggaaaacttaatgaggaggcaaactgaagagatccacgaaaggctggatcaaatggagaaccggaacaatagtgacagtgaaggcgggaggccacgacgaattcatgaaaatcctagacctgctcggattgaaggagtcaaattccaaattcctccttttaagggaaagagtgatccagaggcatacttggagtgggaactcaaaatagagcatgtctttgcttgcaacaactatgaggaggaccaaaaggtgaaacttgcagctgctcacttttcagactatgctcttgtttggtggaataagtttgcaaaagagagattgagaaatgaggagccagcggtggaaacatgggctgaaatgaaacgaatcatgaggaaaagatatgtcccttcaagccatgctagggatgtaaaatttaaacttcaaaaacttacccaaggcagcaagagtgttgaggagtattacaaagaacttgaggtgcttatgttgcaagccaatcttgaggaggatgaagaggtaaccatgattcgatttattaatggtttatctaatgatgttagagatattgtagaacttcaggaatatgtagacatggaagaattgctgcacaaggccactaaagttgagcaacaactcaaaaggaaagggcttgcaaggaagagttctaccaattccaattcatcttggagagacagaatgaagaatgaagggctgagcacccttagcaaaccagccaccaaaccacaagcttcagcttcttcaaaacctcttgaacaaccatccaaaaagagcaaagaggtcaagtgcttcaaatgccaaggtatgggacattatgcttatgaatgtgcctccaaaaagaccatgattcttaaggatgatggagactacaccagtgagtccgaaggagaacaaagtgaagaagaagaggaggcagccatgaatggcgaactgttgatgatccgaagaatgcttggtagccaacaaaagccaaagaaagaaagccaaagagagaatatctttcacacaagatgttctgtcaatgggcagatttgcttgatgattgttgatggcggaagctgtactaatgtggctagtgaaagaatggtggagaagctaaacctggtcacaaaaccacatccttggccatacaaacttcaatggctcagccactatggagaaatacaagtaagtaagcaagttgaagttgacttttccattggcaaatacagggataaggttctttgtgatgttgttcccatggaggctagtcacatactgctgggaagaccatggcaatatgacacca aggattatgaggatgtgtttccaacaagtgttccaagtggtctaccaccactgagaggaattgagcatcaaattgatctcattccgggagcttctttgcctaataggccagcatatagaagcaacccacaagaaaccactgaaattcaaagacaagtggaagaactcttgaacaaagggtgggtaagaaatagcatgagtccttgtgctgtaccggtgattttggtaccaaagaaagatgggacttggaga tttgttgtgagttcgaaaggagtgcaggttgatgaggaaaagatcaaagccattcaagagtggcccactcctaaatccgtgggtgatgtaagaagttttcatggcttggccagtttctacaggaggtttgtaaaggactttagtaccttggcagcacccctaaatgaagtggtgaaaaagaatgtgggttttcattggggaaagaatcaagaagaggcctttgctgccctaaagcataagcttacccatgcacctatacttgctttacctaactttgctaaatcttttgaacttgaatgtgatgcttcaaatgtaggtattggagctgtgttgcttcaagaaggccacccaattgcttattttagtgaaaagttaagcggagctgcccttaactatcctacttatgataaggaattgtatgctttggtgagagctttgaagacctggcagcattatcttttgcccaaggaattcgtgattcatagtgatcatgagtcgctgaaatacttgaaggggcaaggtaagttgaacaaaaggcatgccaaatgggttgaatttttggaacaatttccctatgtcataaaacacaaaaaggggaaaagtaacattgtggctgatgctttatccaggagacacgt gcacaatggatttttatttaaggaaaacaggttgtgtgtgcctaaaagttccattagagaactgcttgttaaagaatcccatgctgggggactaatgggtcattttggagtccaaaagactctagaaactttacaggaacatttctattggcccaaaatgaaacatgatgtgatcaagttttgtgaacattgcattgtttgcaagaaggctaagtctaaggtgatgccacatggtttgtatacttctttgccaatccctgaatacccttgggttgacttgtctatggactttgttttaggcctccctagaacaaagaatggtaaggattccatttttgtggttgttgataggttttcaaaaatggctcactttattccttgcaggaaagctgatgatgcttgtcacgttgctgatttgttctttaaagaagttgtaagacttcatgggatgcctagaagcatagttagtgatagggacaccaagttcctaagtcacttctggaggactttatgggggaagttaggcaccaaacttttgttctctaccacttgccacccacaaactgatgggcaaactgaggtggttaataggaccctaggcaccttgcttaggactgtccttaaggccaatttaaaggcttgggaggcgtgtttgcctcatgttgaatttgcttacaatagggctgtccatagcactaccaattgctctccatttgaagtagtgtatggatttaaccctttgactcctcttgatttgttgcctatgcctaacatttc ggtgcacatgaggaaggaaaggtttccagaacaaaggaaatccaaactccaacctagaggggatggaccttttcaagtgcttgagagaatcaataacaatgcctacaaaatagagcttccag atggcggagaatttgatttgaggtcaaatccttttcaagagggagggaatgatgaggacaaggacaaggacaagggtcatggagccctaaaaggacttggaggaccaatgacaagggctagagctaaaaaggccaaagagactcttcagcaagtagtggcaaccattcttgaagacaaagtggtagaagagatggaaccaaaaatcatgatgatcattcaggcccaagaagaagagccagcccacgcatag